From the genome of Pukyongia salina, one region includes:
- a CDS encoding TonB-dependent receptor plug domain-containing protein, whose product MTQIRKFTLLFILFSFNYLSGQNQTDSRSLQEVFTYLEQTFQCTFSYKDIDLRYHYTSVPKANDLELAVQTLSQSTLFNFTILEDRTVAVQKKEGLVRRCVVITSEIDLPMVNVAIVTPYQQLITDSAGRADLEVGNTSEEITIRYTGFETIRTTAANLATNDCSSFRLLRKIEYLNTVTLVNYLAKGITKSTNGALNVNYKEFDILPGLIEPDVLQTIQALPGIQSVNETVSFINIRGGTNDQNLVLWDGIKMYQSGHFFGLISAFNPFLTTEVNIIKNGSSAEYGDGVSGIISMQGDDTIGSQISGGWGINAISTDAYLEIPLSDKASLQLAGRKSFNNLIETPTYTEYFEKAFQNTEVLVNSEAESASNDDFTFYDAHLRFVYKPTEKDYLRVNFLLLGNRLDFLENAVIDNVRESRQSELTQENYSGGLYYGRIWNNKFSTNIQLYGTTYGLRATNFDIRNNQRLLQNNDVLEGGLKASGNFAISQNAMLMAGYQFNETGITNFEQINNPFFERTDKQVLRTHSVFAQTNLSPAKWNTTIIAGLRLNHIGKFNKVLLEPRLSINYRFLNYFSIDVAGELKSQTTSQIIDLQNDFLGVENRRWVLSRENDIPILKGQQFSVGINYSRNGWLVNAEPYIKRIEGITTQSQGFQNQFENARTHGSYMVKGVDLLINKRFRNVNTWFSYSYAKNDYTFKQLTPSSFPNNIDIRHTITYGINYSIDKFNISGGFNYHSGKPITTLVPGNQVVNGQLNFDLPNASNIDDYIRVDISGTYSFSIGEKLNAFAGISFWNLLDTKNELNSFYRINSDGEHEKVTENSLAFTPNATFRIRF is encoded by the coding sequence GTGACCCAAATAAGAAAGTTTACATTACTTTTTATCTTATTCAGTTTTAATTATTTGTCCGGGCAAAATCAGACCGATTCCAGATCTTTGCAGGAAGTATTTACATATCTGGAGCAAACTTTCCAATGCACATTCAGCTATAAGGATATCGATCTAAGATATCACTACACTTCTGTTCCCAAAGCAAATGATCTTGAACTAGCGGTCCAGACGTTATCACAAAGTACCTTATTTAATTTCACCATCCTGGAGGACCGCACTGTGGCCGTTCAAAAAAAAGAGGGGTTGGTACGCAGATGTGTTGTTATTACTTCTGAAATTGATCTACCCATGGTTAATGTGGCAATTGTCACGCCATACCAACAGCTCATAACAGATAGCGCGGGTAGAGCCGATCTGGAGGTCGGGAACACTTCCGAAGAAATTACCATAAGATACACTGGCTTCGAAACGATAAGAACCACAGCAGCCAACCTAGCTACGAACGATTGTTCCTCCTTCAGGTTGTTGCGTAAGATCGAATATCTCAACACCGTCACCCTGGTGAACTACCTGGCTAAAGGGATCACTAAAAGCACCAATGGTGCCTTAAATGTAAATTACAAGGAATTTGACATCCTTCCCGGGCTCATAGAACCCGACGTGCTGCAGACCATACAGGCCTTGCCGGGAATTCAAAGTGTGAATGAAACCGTTTCTTTTATAAATATACGCGGAGGAACTAACGACCAGAATCTGGTACTCTGGGACGGGATAAAAATGTATCAGAGCGGGCACTTTTTTGGCCTTATCTCGGCATTTAATCCGTTCCTTACAACCGAGGTAAACATCATTAAAAATGGTAGTAGCGCCGAATATGGGGATGGCGTTTCCGGGATCATAAGTATGCAGGGAGACGATACGATCGGGTCTCAAATTTCCGGAGGATGGGGTATAAACGCGATTAGCACAGATGCCTACCTGGAGATCCCATTAAGCGACAAAGCCTCTCTTCAACTTGCCGGACGAAAATCTTTCAATAATCTTATTGAAACCCCAACCTACACCGAGTATTTTGAAAAAGCATTTCAGAATACTGAAGTTCTTGTCAATTCGGAGGCGGAGTCTGCTTCCAATGACGATTTTACTTTTTACGACGCGCATTTACGATTTGTATATAAACCTACCGAAAAAGATTACCTGAGGGTAAATTTTCTGTTACTTGGAAATCGGCTGGATTTTCTTGAAAATGCAGTGATCGATAATGTACGCGAATCCAGGCAGAGCGAACTAACCCAGGAAAATTATTCGGGAGGACTTTATTACGGCCGTATATGGAACAACAAATTCAGTACAAATATTCAACTATACGGGACCACCTACGGCTTGAGAGCGACCAATTTCGATATTCGCAACAACCAGCGATTACTTCAAAACAACGATGTACTTGAAGGCGGTTTAAAGGCTAGTGGAAATTTTGCGATCTCTCAAAATGCGATGCTGATGGCGGGATATCAGTTCAATGAGACGGGAATTACCAATTTCGAACAGATTAATAACCCGTTCTTTGAAAGAACCGATAAACAGGTATTGAGAACTCATAGTGTTTTCGCACAAACTAATCTCAGCCCTGCAAAATGGAACACCACCATAATAGCTGGTCTTAGGCTTAACCATATTGGTAAATTTAACAAGGTATTGCTAGAACCAAGATTAAGTATAAACTACCGCTTCCTGAATTATTTTTCCATCGATGTGGCTGGTGAATTAAAGAGCCAGACCACCTCCCAGATCATCGACCTTCAAAACGATTTCCTCGGGGTAGAGAACCGGCGGTGGGTATTATCAAGGGAAAACGATATCCCAATTCTAAAAGGACAGCAATTTTCTGTGGGGATCAACTACAGTAGAAACGGATGGTTGGTAAATGCCGAACCTTATATAAAGAGGATCGAAGGAATTACCACACAGAGCCAGGGATTTCAGAATCAATTTGAGAATGCCCGTACGCATGGTAGTTATATGGTTAAAGGAGTAGATCTACTTATAAACAAACGATTTAGAAACGTGAATACCTGGTTTAGTTATTCGTACGCAAAGAACGACTACACCTTCAAACAGCTTACTCCTTCGTCATTTCCCAACAATATCGACATTCGGCATACCATCACTTATGGAATCAATTACAGCATCGATAAATTTAATATATCGGGAGGTTTTAATTATCATAGCGGAAAACCAATCACCACCTTGGTCCCTGGTAACCAGGTTGTGAACGGACAATTGAATTTCGATCTTCCCAACGCCTCCAATATAGACGATTACATTCGGGTAGATATATCGGGTACATACAGTTTCTCTATTGGGGAAAAATTAAATGCTTTTGCCGGAATTTCATTCTGGAATTTGTTAGACACCAAAAATGAACTAAACAGTTTTTATCGTATCAATAGTGATGGTGAACACGAAAAAGTTACAGAGAATTCCCTGGCCTTTACTCCCAATGCCACGTTTAGAATTCGCTTTTAA
- a CDS encoding M28 family peptidase, with the protein MKNIILCFLMALSAVGTYSQTEIDKVKETVSKSEIEGHIYFLADDLLKGREAGTPENKIAASYLANTLRSYGVKPNPKTGTYYQTVPMEKKPAPKPIYLTINGKEYKYKLPMKSAKLEVTTEGVYLGYGMESDFEGKDLRKKFVIVKSGSANSPSVRAAFGLTQQKEQLAKAAGALGVIELVDTDQRTWGRIDHFVNSPRLELASGEKTNEDGRFGYIWMMDEKGSLANELDGAPNPSVKVDMSLSPVSKIISQNVIGVVEGTDPKLKNEYVIYSAHYDHVGIGSPDATGDTIYNGARDNAVGTTTVLSMAKNLAKYPTKRSALFILFTAEEKGLLGSKYYVENPVLPLKQMVYCFNSDNGGYNDTSLATIVGLERTTAQKNIEMAAADFGLKAIEDPAPEQGLFDRSDNVHFAAKGIPAPTFSMGFTSFDGEVTKYYHQPGDHADSLDYDYLLKFFRAYVMAGRNIANDTKTAVWVSGDKYEAAGKTLYGN; encoded by the coding sequence ATGAAGAATATTATCCTTTGCTTCTTAATGGCACTAAGTGCTGTTGGAACTTACTCACAAACCGAAATAGATAAGGTAAAAGAGACAGTATCGAAGTCTGAAATAGAAGGCCATATATACTTTTTGGCAGACGACCTGTTAAAAGGCAGAGAGGCTGGAACGCCCGAGAATAAGATCGCTGCTTCCTATCTCGCTAATACACTGCGAAGTTATGGGGTGAAACCTAATCCTAAGACCGGCACCTATTATCAAACCGTTCCTATGGAGAAAAAACCAGCCCCAAAACCTATCTATCTCACTATAAACGGTAAAGAATATAAATACAAGTTACCGATGAAATCGGCCAAATTGGAAGTGACCACGGAAGGAGTCTATCTGGGCTATGGGATGGAATCTGATTTCGAGGGTAAAGATCTTCGCAAAAAGTTTGTGATCGTTAAGTCTGGAAGTGCTAATTCGCCTTCTGTTCGGGCAGCATTTGGCTTAACACAGCAAAAAGAACAACTAGCAAAAGCCGCAGGTGCACTTGGTGTAATAGAACTTGTAGATACAGACCAGAGAACCTGGGGGAGAATTGATCATTTTGTCAATTCGCCTCGTCTCGAACTGGCCAGCGGTGAAAAAACGAATGAAGATGGCAGATTTGGTTATATCTGGATGATGGATGAAAAAGGTAGCCTGGCCAACGAACTTGACGGAGCTCCTAACCCATCGGTAAAAGTAGATATGTCTTTAAGTCCTGTGAGTAAGATCATATCGCAAAATGTAATTGGCGTCGTGGAAGGTACAGACCCCAAACTTAAAAACGAATATGTGATCTATTCTGCTCATTATGATCACGTAGGTATTGGTAGCCCGGATGCTACAGGAGACACCATCTATAACGGTGCCCGCGATAATGCGGTTGGAACTACAACGGTTCTAAGTATGGCTAAGAATCTTGCCAAATACCCCACAAAGCGGTCTGCGCTGTTCATTCTTTTTACGGCTGAGGAAAAAGGCCTTCTTGGGAGTAAATATTATGTTGAAAACCCAGTACTTCCTTTAAAACAAATGGTGTATTGCTTTAATAGTGATAACGGTGGTTATAACGATACATCCCTGGCAACCATTGTGGGACTGGAGCGTACAACCGCTCAGAAGAATATAGAGATGGCGGCAGCCGATTTCGGTTTAAAAGCTATTGAGGATCCTGCGCCCGAACAGGGTTTATTTGACAGAAGTGACAATGTTCATTTCGCGGCCAAAGGAATTCCGGCACCTACCTTTTCGATGGGATTTACCTCTTTTGACGGGGAAGTGACAAAATATTACCATCAGCCCGGAGACCATGCCGACTCTTTAGATTACGATTATTTACTGAAATTTTTTAGGGCATATGTGATGGCAGGCCGTAATATCGCCAACGATACAAAAACCGCGGTTTGGGTAAGTGGAGATAAATATGAGGCCGCAGGTAAAACACTTTACGGAAACTAA
- a CDS encoding autotransporter outer membrane beta-barrel domain-containing protein — MEKLTKLFLFTLLIFGVTFTSCQKEEEIFIDETNEETITANSVLANLLIRTSQNSGSIDDIIDGNSCVSVKFPVTVIANGQEVILTDEDDLDIVEAIFNQFPNDIDTLEIVFPITVILDDYTEVVVNSQAELDALIAACESSGGDDSISCLDFEYPITFFIFDNNQQQTGTVTVNNDLELYLFLNGLGDDDYFSIDYPINVILDDNSVVTVTNNAQLQQLIDDCENNSGSNDPIDPVVFEQNLTNGVWYITYFFDDFDETDNYNGYEFSFATDNTAQATNGTNTVPGTWMFEGGSTPDLVLFFGTNSPFDELDDDWDIIEATNDIIRLRDESGDGSIDYLTFERTPPTGGGGNTNALITELTTGVWYVNLLDDDGNIETCDYVDYVFTYNLNGTATAISSSTTVNGFWSVEVDDGVLNLILNFDITADPNFDDINDDWDVSSFNSNLISLLDVSGGGGGTDILEFGRSPATGCGGGGGGTAQALIDTLEDGQWFVAQYLDDGIDETIDYNGYTLTFNTGGTVVATNGTNTFNGTWAVTGTTNLDLVLDFGTQFPFDEFNDDWDVLNFTSTLVELEDVSGGGGGTDNLTFQKL, encoded by the coding sequence ATGGAAAAGCTTACTAAACTATTTTTATTTACACTCCTCATATTTGGTGTGACCTTTACGTCCTGCCAGAAAGAGGAAGAGATCTTTATCGATGAAACCAACGAAGAAACTATCACGGCTAATTCGGTGCTTGCAAATTTACTTATCCGAACTTCTCAAAATTCGGGTAGTATAGATGATATAATAGATGGAAACAGTTGTGTGTCTGTTAAATTTCCGGTGACAGTGATCGCCAACGGACAAGAAGTGATCCTCACAGACGAGGACGACCTGGACATCGTGGAGGCGATATTCAATCAGTTTCCTAACGACATAGATACCCTGGAGATCGTATTCCCAATTACGGTCATTCTCGATGATTATACAGAAGTTGTTGTAAACAGCCAGGCCGAACTTGATGCATTGATCGCTGCCTGTGAAAGCAGTGGTGGAGATGACTCCATTAGTTGTCTGGATTTCGAATACCCAATCACTTTCTTCATCTTCGATAATAACCAGCAACAAACCGGTACGGTAACTGTAAATAACGACCTGGAATTATACCTTTTCTTAAATGGCTTAGGAGATGATGACTACTTTAGTATTGATTATCCTATCAATGTGATCCTTGATGATAACAGTGTGGTTACCGTTACCAACAATGCTCAACTACAACAACTTATAGACGATTGTGAGAACAATAGTGGTAGTAATGATCCTATAGATCCGGTTGTATTTGAACAAAACCTAACAAATGGGGTTTGGTATATTACTTATTTCTTTGACGATTTCGACGAAACTGATAATTATAACGGATACGAATTCAGCTTTGCTACAGATAATACAGCCCAGGCAACCAATGGCACCAATACAGTTCCCGGTACCTGGATGTTCGAGGGAGGAAGTACACCGGATCTGGTATTATTCTTCGGAACAAACTCACCTTTCGATGAATTAGACGACGACTGGGATATTATCGAAGCTACCAATGATATTATCAGATTAAGAGATGAAAGCGGTGACGGAAGTATAGATTATCTTACTTTCGAAAGAACTCCTCCTACAGGTGGAGGTGGAAACACCAATGCACTTATCACCGAATTAACCACAGGTGTGTGGTACGTTAACTTATTGGATGACGATGGAAATATCGAAACCTGTGACTACGTGGATTACGTATTCACCTACAACCTCAATGGTACAGCCACAGCGATAAGCTCTTCTACAACCGTAAATGGTTTCTGGAGCGTGGAAGTTGATGATGGCGTGCTAAATCTTATTCTAAATTTCGATATCACAGCAGATCCTAATTTCGACGACATTAATGACGACTGGGATGTCTCCAGCTTCAATTCGAACCTCATTAGCCTGCTTGATGTTAGCGGTGGCGGTGGTGGAACCGATATCCTCGAATTTGGAAGAAGTCCTGCCACAGGTTGTGGAGGTGGCGGTGGTGGAACTGCACAAGCCTTGATCGATACCCTTGAAGACGGGCAGTGGTTTGTAGCACAATACCTTGACGACGGGATCGATGAAACCATAGACTATAATGGCTATACCCTTACTTTCAATACAGGTGGAACAGTAGTGGCAACAAACGGAACAAATACCTTCAATGGTACCTGGGCAGTCACCGGAACTACCAATTTGGATCTGGTTCTGGATTTTGGAACCCAGTTCCCCTTCGACGAATTCAACGACGACTGGGATGTGCTAAACTTTACCAGCACATTGGTGGAACTTGAAGATGTTAGTGGCGGTGGCGGCGGAACAGATAACCTTACATTTCAAAAATTATAA
- a CDS encoding RNA polymerase sigma factor, whose product MKDPDSVCNEAVFNQVYNDISQSVWRFAYYKCGDEAQADDLVQDAFIKLWSNCAKVAVAKAKSFLFTVTNNAFLNQIAHKKVVLKHAQLTPSKVDNESPEFVLEEKQYHKKLQDAISNLSEAQRTAFLLNRIDGMKYAEIAEHLNISVKAVEKRMSQALKQLRSEFKNI is encoded by the coding sequence ATGAAAGATCCCGATTCTGTTTGCAATGAAGCGGTATTTAACCAGGTATACAATGATATTTCTCAGTCTGTATGGAGATTCGCATATTACAAATGTGGCGATGAGGCACAGGCAGATGACCTGGTACAGGATGCTTTCATAAAATTATGGAGCAACTGTGCAAAGGTTGCTGTGGCTAAGGCTAAATCTTTTTTATTCACGGTAACAAATAATGCTTTTTTAAACCAGATCGCACATAAGAAGGTGGTATTGAAACACGCTCAATTAACTCCGAGCAAAGTAGATAATGAGTCCCCCGAATTTGTGTTGGAAGAAAAACAATATCATAAAAAACTGCAGGATGCGATCTCCAATCTTAGTGAAGCACAACGAACCGCTTTTTTATTGAACCGTATAGACGGAATGAAGTATGCAGAGATCGCAGAACACCTTAATATAAGTGTAAAGGCTGTTGAAAAACGTATGAGCCAGGCATTGAAGCAATTGCGATCAGAGTTTAAAAATATTTAG
- a CDS encoding FecR family protein gives MDKHYILHKYLNKEATPDEIAQLRTDPEFADYLRLAEASSGFEPPQFNALANFDAIQSRREKKLSGQANPAYNRLLKIAAIMVLVVVSYVFISSLSTTVSTDVAQKETFTLPDNSIVQLNSNSEISYKKRNWKNNRLLKLEGEAYFKVSKGNAFTVETPQGDVTVLGTQFNVFSRDTIFNVKCFEGLVSVAFNDTLIKLPAGNKLKVENNKLVVYTTTTTQEPAWIYNESSFENASLITVLNELKSHYPITITSPHSIANKRFTGSFTHENLNSALRSICDPLQLGYTVDGNDVTIYAK, from the coding sequence ATGGACAAACATTACATTTTACATAAATACCTCAATAAAGAGGCAACCCCCGACGAGATCGCCCAGTTAAGGACCGATCCCGAATTCGCGGATTACCTAAGGCTGGCAGAAGCAAGTAGTGGTTTTGAACCACCGCAATTTAATGCTTTAGCCAATTTCGACGCCATTCAATCAAGAAGAGAGAAGAAACTATCGGGACAAGCTAATCCTGCTTACAACCGGTTACTCAAGATCGCAGCCATCATGGTATTGGTTGTGGTAAGTTATGTATTCATATCCTCCTTAAGCACGACGGTTTCCACCGATGTTGCCCAAAAGGAGACGTTCACATTACCTGATAATTCTATTGTTCAGCTGAATTCAAATTCAGAAATAAGTTATAAGAAAAGAAATTGGAAAAATAACCGTTTATTAAAGTTAGAAGGAGAAGCGTATTTTAAAGTGAGTAAGGGAAATGCATTTACAGTTGAAACTCCGCAGGGAGATGTTACGGTTCTGGGAACACAGTTCAATGTGTTTTCCAGGGACACAATTTTTAATGTGAAATGCTTTGAAGGACTGGTAAGCGTTGCATTTAACGATACCCTAATAAAATTGCCAGCAGGCAATAAACTGAAGGTAGAAAACAATAAACTAGTTGTTTATACCACTACCACAACACAGGAACCTGCCTGGATCTATAACGAAAGTAGCTTTGAAAATGCTTCGTTGATAACAGTACTGAACGAACTAAAATCTCATTATCCTATTACTATAACCTCACCTCACAGTATAGCCAACAAACGATTTACCGGTAGTTTCACTCACGAAAATCTGAACTCTGCCCTGCGGTCGATATGCGATCCATTACAATTAGGCTACACTGTCGATGGAAATGATGTAACCATATATGCGAAATAG
- a CDS encoding TonB-dependent receptor, producing MRNSAVQGRTIVLIICLSLSTVFCKAQDGGNKNLLVVLQSIEQAFNVRFSYAVDDIANVTLLYEPQPSLEASLDYLSKNIPFTFNKIDDRYITVVKNTSEFLCGRILAADTGLPLENATIVSNLTSFGTLSNEDGTFFIPKALLNEELLIRFVGYQPWQIAVSDLNINCEAILVPAEVSTLQTVFIKNFLVKGLSKNMDGSFGINTSEFGLLPGQVENDILFVTQALPGIQSVNETISNINVRGGTHDENLILWNDIKSYQSGHFFGLISAFNPDITQDVKVHKNGTPIRYGDGISSVIAMKSRDELSEGFHGGAGLNLINGSAFAYLPVSEKAAIQVSGRSSFNALWESPVYQTYSEKVFQDTEISNTDPAESGLKIAAEEDFSFYDVSTRFLWDINDKDKFRVNFLAMNNTLTFNETILDTERSKNSELDLKSILGGLSWERAWSDTFSTRVLTYLTTYYLRALNRDLLTTQEVFQENDVLETGIKLDGNLELSDNFTASGGYQFVETGITNEQEVNLPRFVDFKKNVLRTHAAFAGLTYTSNDNNTTLNGGVRFNYFTKFDKLLIEPRIALHQKLVGGLSLEAQGEFKSQATTQRIDFDSDFLGVEKRRWVLADEENIPIVTSRQASLGLLFEKNGWLLNAEGFYKEVEGISSGNQGFQNQFQYLRSSGSYLANGAEFVVNKEENNYSIWLSYAYLNNTYEFNSFQPTSFPHNLDVTHTATFAGSLIFDRLKVASGINYHSGKPYTIPLTEDAIISDGINETIAYGNPNEERLTDYYRVDLSAEYNWEISENVDAKINLAVLNVLDTRNTLNIRYVITENTDGESSINEVRTTSLGLSPNFSLQLLF from the coding sequence ATGCGAAATAGCGCTGTGCAAGGGCGGACGATCGTCTTAATTATTTGTCTTTCTCTTTCCACAGTGTTTTGCAAAGCGCAGGATGGTGGGAATAAAAACCTGCTTGTGGTCTTGCAATCTATAGAGCAGGCATTCAATGTACGTTTCTCGTATGCTGTGGATGATATTGCCAATGTTACCTTATTGTACGAACCTCAACCCTCCCTCGAGGCTTCCCTGGATTATCTCTCAAAGAATATCCCCTTTACATTTAATAAAATTGATGATCGATATATTACTGTAGTAAAAAACACTTCCGAATTTCTCTGCGGAAGAATCCTTGCAGCAGATACAGGATTACCCCTGGAAAATGCGACTATCGTTTCCAATCTTACTTCCTTCGGAACATTATCGAATGAAGATGGTACCTTTTTTATTCCGAAGGCACTGCTCAATGAAGAATTGCTTATCCGTTTTGTTGGTTATCAGCCCTGGCAGATCGCGGTATCCGATCTAAATATAAATTGCGAAGCTATATTAGTTCCCGCCGAGGTTTCCACCCTACAAACCGTATTTATAAAAAATTTCCTCGTTAAAGGTCTCTCTAAGAATATGGATGGATCCTTCGGAATAAATACATCCGAGTTTGGTTTGCTGCCCGGACAGGTGGAAAACGACATCCTATTTGTTACTCAGGCCCTGCCCGGAATACAAAGTGTGAATGAGACCATTTCCAATATCAATGTTCGAGGAGGTACTCACGACGAAAATCTTATCCTCTGGAATGATATTAAATCCTACCAGAGCGGGCATTTCTTCGGGTTGATCTCTGCTTTTAATCCAGACATCACCCAAGACGTGAAGGTTCACAAGAATGGTACACCAATTCGTTACGGCGATGGAATTTCGAGTGTGATAGCCATGAAGTCCCGGGACGAATTAAGCGAAGGTTTTCACGGCGGGGCAGGTCTCAATCTTATCAACGGAAGCGCCTTTGCATATCTTCCTGTATCGGAGAAAGCAGCGATACAAGTATCGGGTCGTAGTTCGTTTAATGCGTTATGGGAATCGCCAGTCTATCAAACCTATTCTGAAAAAGTTTTTCAGGATACCGAAATCTCAAATACCGATCCTGCAGAAAGCGGTTTAAAAATCGCGGCGGAGGAAGATTTCAGCTTTTACGATGTAAGTACAAGGTTTCTATGGGACATAAACGACAAAGATAAATTTCGGGTGAATTTTTTGGCAATGAACAACACCCTTACATTTAATGAAACCATTTTGGACACCGAGCGTTCTAAAAACAGTGAATTGGATCTAAAGAGTATCCTGGGAGGATTGAGTTGGGAACGAGCCTGGAGTGACACCTTCAGCACCAGGGTTCTCACCTATCTTACAACCTATTACTTAAGAGCCCTCAACCGTGACTTGTTAACCACACAGGAGGTTTTTCAGGAAAATGATGTGCTTGAGACGGGAATTAAATTGGATGGTAATCTGGAGCTGTCCGATAATTTTACGGCATCGGGAGGTTACCAGTTTGTAGAAACAGGTATTACAAACGAACAGGAAGTTAATTTACCGCGATTTGTCGATTTTAAGAAAAATGTACTTCGTACTCATGCGGCATTTGCCGGTCTCACTTATACCTCTAATGATAATAATACTACGCTTAACGGTGGTGTACGATTTAATTATTTTACCAAGTTCGACAAGCTCCTTATCGAACCGCGAATTGCCCTTCATCAAAAATTAGTGGGTGGTTTATCCCTGGAGGCACAGGGAGAATTTAAAAGTCAGGCTACCACTCAGCGCATCGATTTCGATAGTGATTTTCTTGGTGTAGAAAAGCGCAGATGGGTATTGGCCGATGAAGAAAATATTCCCATTGTCACGAGTAGACAGGCATCCCTGGGCCTACTTTTTGAGAAAAACGGGTGGCTGCTAAATGCCGAAGGCTTTTATAAGGAAGTGGAAGGAATTTCCTCGGGCAACCAGGGTTTTCAAAACCAATTTCAATACCTACGCAGTAGTGGAAGTTACCTAGCCAATGGTGCAGAATTTGTGGTTAATAAAGAGGAAAACAATTACAGCATCTGGTTAAGTTATGCGTATCTTAATAATACTTACGAATTCAACTCATTTCAACCTACTTCCTTCCCACACAATCTCGACGTAACACATACTGCAACTTTTGCCGGATCTCTAATCTTCGATCGCCTTAAAGTGGCATCGGGGATAAATTATCATTCGGGTAAACCCTATACTATTCCATTAACTGAAGATGCGATCATATCTGATGGCATAAACGAAACTATCGCTTATGGTAACCCAAATGAAGAACGCCTCACCGATTATTATCGCGTAGATCTTTCGGCGGAATACAACTGGGAGATCTCCGAGAATGTTGATGCAAAGATCAATCTGGCAGTACTTAATGTTCTGGACACCCGAAATACCTTAAATATTCGTTACGTTATCACAGAGAATACAGACGGTGAGAGCTCTATAAACGAAGTTAGAACAACCTCTCTGGGTCTTTCTCCCAATTTTTCACTACAACTTTTATTCTAA